From the Acidilutibacter cellobiosedens genome, one window contains:
- the recJ gene encoding single-stranded-DNA-specific exonuclease RecJ, whose translation MIEFDRLYKIHQYDDKLINKISQELNIPKLIAKLLVNRGFANSSQCREFLDTDLNNMYDPFMLKDINKGAERILEAINEKEKICIYGDYDVDGITSTSILLIFLKGIGGDCFYYIPNRLEEGYGISKRAVDYISSQKASLIITVDCGITNIEEVEHLKQKNMDIIITDHHQCGDIIPKCSAVINPNRSDDGYPFKKLAGVGVTFKLIQALSSVLNIPVDYEKILPLVAFGTVADIVSLTGENRIIVKNGLNMIKNTTNIGIKALIEVSGLKGRDIDSYHIGFVMGPRLNAAGRLGTARKGVELFLSEDYDSALSIAKELSEENSKRQSIENDILKEAEKLIAEEIDLDSEKVIVLQSDKWHSGVIGIVASKLLEKYYRPVILFAVEGDTARGSARSIPAFNIYEGLKSCEGLLEKYGGHKMAAGISINKNNILKFRKGINKIADKVLSKEDLIKEIDIDCAISSQDIELETIEDIKKLEPFGIDNPTPQFILKNGKIEDLRTVGKYRKHIKMSITKDGKKVNCIGFDLGEYANILNPKDEINIVGFLGINEYMNILSPQIFIKDIVGNYEYRNKYYYYFKRKLNSGHKYNDENENNISISHSKENRFDYIFDILDKEKGVLILINNYFNLVRVSNRIQTQGRNFIRRICLNFECDEGEKENSVVFLPNLELIDKNRYNKIILYDFNFNKDELFKFLDDSNDYSVEFLGKEEDIELNKKVLNYIVPSLEDMRIVYRNLFSAKSNFLMIETNPYVHSLSKKLSSGFTKPKLDLILDIFKDCNLIDYIENNGNYNIKLLNRRKEKIDIMNIPKVRYLQKLYSQWTKNQEMTSR comes from the coding sequence GTGATTGAATTCGATAGGCTTTATAAAATTCATCAATACGACGATAAATTAATTAATAAAATTTCACAAGAATTAAATATTCCGAAGTTGATTGCCAAGCTATTGGTAAACAGAGGTTTTGCTAACTCTTCTCAATGCAGAGAATTCCTTGACACCGATTTAAACAATATGTATGATCCGTTTATGCTGAAGGATATAAATAAAGGAGCGGAAAGGATACTTGAAGCAATTAATGAAAAAGAAAAGATATGTATATACGGGGATTATGATGTAGACGGAATTACAAGTACATCCATACTTTTAATTTTTCTCAAAGGTATAGGCGGAGATTGTTTTTATTATATTCCAAACAGGCTTGAAGAAGGGTATGGGATCAGTAAAAGAGCGGTGGATTATATCTCTTCTCAAAAAGCGTCTTTGATAATAACAGTTGATTGTGGAATAACTAATATTGAAGAAGTGGAGCATCTGAAGCAAAAGAATATGGATATAATAATTACCGATCATCATCAATGCGGCGATATCATTCCAAAATGCAGTGCGGTAATTAATCCAAACAGGTCTGATGATGGTTATCCCTTTAAGAAACTGGCAGGAGTAGGGGTGACATTCAAACTAATACAAGCTTTATCTTCTGTATTGAATATTCCTGTAGATTATGAAAAAATACTTCCGTTGGTGGCTTTCGGAACAGTAGCTGATATAGTATCTTTAACAGGAGAAAATAGGATTATAGTTAAAAATGGGCTCAATATGATAAAAAATACAACTAATATAGGAATTAAAGCATTAATAGAAGTTTCGGGACTTAAGGGAAGAGATATTGATTCTTACCATATTGGGTTTGTTATGGGACCGAGATTAAATGCAGCGGGAAGATTGGGGACAGCGAGGAAGGGAGTGGAACTTTTCCTTTCTGAGGATTATGATTCGGCGTTATCTATTGCAAAAGAATTAAGCGAAGAAAATTCAAAGAGACAAAGTATAGAGAATGATATACTAAAAGAAGCCGAAAAATTAATAGCCGAAGAAATAGATTTGGATTCCGAAAAGGTAATAGTGCTGCAGTCCGATAAATGGCATTCGGGAGTTATAGGGATAGTTGCTTCGAAGCTTTTGGAAAAATACTATAGACCTGTTATATTATTCGCGGTGGAAGGAGATACGGCAAGAGGCTCTGCCAGAAGTATTCCTGCTTTCAATATATATGAGGGTTTAAAATCATGCGAAGGCCTTTTGGAGAAATATGGCGGGCATAAGATGGCGGCGGGTATTTCAATCAATAAAAATAACATTTTAAAATTCAGAAAGGGAATCAATAAGATTGCTGATAAGGTATTGAGTAAGGAGGATTTAATTAAAGAAATAGATATAGACTGCGCAATTTCTTCTCAGGATATAGAATTGGAAACTATAGAGGATATAAAGAAGTTGGAACCCTTCGGTATTGATAATCCTACTCCTCAATTCATATTGAAAAACGGCAAGATAGAGGATTTAAGGACTGTAGGCAAATATAGAAAGCATATTAAAATGTCCATTACGAAAGATGGGAAAAAAGTGAATTGTATAGGATTTGATTTAGGAGAGTATGCTAATATATTAAATCCCAAAGATGAAATAAACATTGTAGGTTTCCTCGGCATAAACGAATATATGAATATATTAAGCCCTCAGATATTTATAAAGGATATAGTGGGTAATTATGAATATAGGAATAAATATTATTATTATTTTAAAAGGAAATTAAATAGCGGACACAAATATAATGATGAAAATGAAAATAATATAAGTATTTCTCACAGTAAGGAGAACAGATTTGATTATATCTTTGATATCTTGGATAAAGAAAAGGGAGTTCTTATCTTAATAAATAATTATTTTAATTTAGTCAGAGTGTCTAACAGAATTCAAACCCAGGGAAGAAATTTCATCAGAAGAATTTGTTTGAACTTTGAATGTGATGAAGGAGAGAAAGAAAATTCCGTTGTTTTTCTACCCAATTTAGAATTAATTGATAAAAATAGATATAATAAGATTATATTATATGATTTTAATTTTAATAAGGATGAATTATTCAAATTTTTAGATGACAGCAATGATTATTCTGTTGAATTCTTGGGAAAAGAAGAGGATATTGAATTAAATAAAAAAGTATTAAATTATATAGTTCCTTCTTTAGAAGATATGCGTATAGTATATAGAAATTTATTTTCTGCAAAGAGTAATTTTTTAATGATT